GAataaaaaacattatatacactagattcatagAGGTGCTTATAACCTGTAACACATTTTAGTTGCTGTTGTGAAATTAAGCATTGTCTTATGAGTAAATAACATTTGagaatttttgttttaagccattcatttgatatattacggtaatcattgcctctgtgttTGGATGACAAAGAAATTGAAATCTATTTATATAGGGCAtggtatgccttaaaactttaccagatgcacaggtttgtctgtaatctatctaaattttgaggtgaaaatgcagccattttagccaaagggtacACATCATTAGTAATTTCTACAGAACTTGTCTTGATACCTTGAGCTATAATATTCGAAGAAGTAGATGCTGACTCGGTTGCTTTTAATACGGATGCTATATGATACGAATTTACAATAAAACACCAGTGGTACGATGTAAATTATTGGAAGAAGACTGAAGAAGAACTGACGTTGGGTCAATGTTTTTCTGCTGTCAGTTTGATCTACTTGAGCATAATGAACGAGTAAAGTTCcttatatccacattggaatgtgaaacaattactatttaaataacggaattaagttttcaaatgatttttggcatcaaaatttTCCGATCGATGTTTagacaaaaacaatgcatttttttttcatttttatcaaatccGGTATTTACCTTTACTCGTCCTTGGCGTCAGACGTTAgacatataatttaattttaattatcgagtattttatattctttcacctatgttttgtttatatcaCTTATCACTTTTCAATTATCCGACGGCTTGGTCAAATGTCAACTTGTTCTCGCATTTTAATCAGATTCTTTCGATACACTCTGGATTTTACAACGTTTACGTACGTACATATAGTAAACAGGTAAAAGTAGagcgggaaaatgttcattcatgaaatattcatgaatgaatgAAAACGCAATCTCGCATGGCAGATCCGCGAAGTAGTGTTTGTTAtactcatttttaaaatgaagttaaattcatctgaatcgtCGGTGaacattcatttcttttttattcaagctgtaatcttttcagtCAAAACAGTAGtaactcaaaattttaaaagaatcttcCAAGAATCAGAACTCAAACACTAGTACTACACTATCTCGGAGCAGAATATATTGCGATAATCTGTCAACTGGAAGTTTGAGGCCGACgcctaaggcagcaaccatttgattttcgggggggggggggggctatagtttttctggaaaaaaaagtttgtttccagtttttggagaaaaaaatagtttgtttttcattctgagaaaaaaaatttgtttgtttcaccctcagctgccactatatgtatgtaatgctaaaattgaaagaaaaaaaattgtttttgacttgtcgcgaaaaaaatagaaaagtttgtacagaaaaaaaaaacatagccccccaccccccccagaaaatcaaatggttgctgcctaaggaaagtagcaatagcaagctatagcaaactttccaaaaaaaaaccagaaaactacgcaaaactgagtcctctaaacgtgttgacagtcttttaagCTGTGCTTATTAATGTaagtaatcatttatccatgcataaccaagtacttattgaagtcaacacctgtgcaattaagtaaaacagttactgaaaaattagaatttgaacttgctgtcagttcatcaataacgattgttagtgatgtgatttgttcttccataaaaaaaaaaagcctttctcatgtagcacatcctctaTATATACCGATCAGAACTTTTTAATTATCCGACGGCTTGGTCAAATGTCAACTTGTTCTCGCATTTTAATCAGTCACTCCCGATTCTTTCGATACACTCTGGATTTTACAACGTATTTTCAATTTTacccaagattgtctctgatgctttccaaactgccaaactccagaactacatgtaactagatattgtgacaccttacaattcagacacagttgggccaagggatatgaaataAAGAGcttagctctgaactcaatttaggggatgccatatctgctgcaggaaaattgaagtctatgttaagactttcagaattacaccaaggtgtgtctgaaaatattaaggatacattaaaagaagaacaattacttcaccctgccaacagtgctcttatgagctatgtcctcgttttggtatttctatggaaatgcatagcttgttaatagatatcggaagatgtggtatcagtgccaatgatacaacacaccatccatgtcacaatttataaaagtaaactattataggtcacggtcgggtcttcaacacggagcctaggctcaaaagttcattgttagttaattgataaaaataacacaaaggcgcttctgaactgtatattgtccctaaagataacaaaaattcgtaaatgGATGGCTATTgcaaaatcaatcgtttctgtagcaacattcgccccattacattttgtattggcagtgcagatacatcatgcatatgcatatgggaatatgggtcactaacattgatcgaaactttgtactcgcatttcttttgtgtttcctatgcaaaggtaagactatatctgacgagtttgaccgaatcatgacggtatttacgctccagatagcatttgtactcaaaaactgtgtttgctttgaacaaactctgtcctacgccgaacttgttcttataaaaaagggaagcgtcttgtaatgctaatacgcgtactgaatccgcatatgacGACTAAGTgattgattcatgtccctattttatgaatacttgagaTATTGTGTgtcacttttaaaagttatataaggaccatgactgattttgaattacaacattagaaaattggcatttcattgtataatttttcatccttcccttaaaaaattaatgagttaacttttttaccaggattatcccactaaaaaaatgttcatgcaccaaactgactttgttttacactcatttttttttaaacctcgcattcgccttGTGCgactatagtatattttgtgttataactgccCCGTCtagactttgcaaatacacaatatgtgtttatctataactagatactaattttcacaaaatacacaacctttaagatgcaaaattaaaaacactgtttcagcgcttgaattttgtttttttcatagatagaaaaaatattgaaataatttgataaactggtgttttatactttagaaaataattctgtaatatactatagtgaaatactatacacaatatgaaagtttatggatgtgaaaaggttaaggccacttcttcttttgctaggtcttaaatggaaaaaaatcagaaggttccaaatcaacgccattttttAATGGCAGCTtttcatataagtagtcaaatttgtcgttttaacatcgtttataccatatgcttatgattgaatcgtttttgtagcattctattgaataaatatcagaatatttctcctttttgtccttgtggttgaaatgttgtatttttaggtctgacctttgacctcaatttcacaaaatatataatttaggtgtgtgttcttccggaccattaaagttttaaaaaatgaactctggttgcagaACTACAGTGAACTAAAGAAAgggaacagaaacaaaaaaaatcagcaatttttcaatttgtaaagggtCATAACTCTAGAACGGCAAAAGTGATGCCACATTTCAAACTAGGTCTGTGTTTTTAGTGATCAGCATTGTGTATAGACTTCTGAATGGATTGAGCAatttattgtcctgaaactagaaaaaatgcTTGCTATGGTTTGGCTCCGTATTCCTATACAAGTAACCATTACCCCTAAAAACAATCtgaaccttccttttgtggtattggcCCTTTAGTCTAAATTTCATTgaaatccatacacttaaacttaagttattgtccagaaaccagTGTTCAGACCACAATGTGATAGCCATATACGACCTTAATTTTTTTGCAGTCGTGTTAAATTTCAATCTTCTTATTGGCACTGTGACCTTGAACTTGTACCTACTAACCCAATATTTTTCAAACTCAAGTTTAGCGAAGATATGGCATCTGAAaccaaaatttgacaaattttaatagcTGCTGTGATCTTAACTTTGACAAAGTGACCTAAAGATAAATAGAAGTCTTCTTCATACTTATACCATTATCATACCAAATTTGGGAAAGACATTGCATTTGTCCCAAAACCAGAATTTGCCGTTTGGATGCAATTATCTAAATTATTATACAGTTCATTTTCTggaaaattatgaaataatatgCACAAGACATCTTTTTTTCATAGCCTTTATTGAATCACTTTAAATCTTTTACAGCCAAACCTACAATAGAAAtagaaaatcaaataatttttattatattatttataaaatatggagAAATGCAGCTTGAAATATCTGTTGTATTAAATACTTCCTAAATTTCACAAAGCTGTTAATACACTTTAAAACATACCTGCCAGCTATCCTGATTTTAACAGTATTGAAAACTTGATctattagcattgtgtataagttttatatcatttggttgaggcaaactaaagcaAGAGAACTGAAACCAAAAAAATCAGCAAGTTTTCtgctacttttaaaaaaaatcaacaatattttaacagaactgcaaagtaaactgtaacataaataattattcaaatgTATCTGTTCACGTCCAATAGAACTAGGATACAGGATACTTATGCCtattttgtatctatatataGTAAAATGCCTTATTACCTGGAGGTAAGGACTGTCTCAATTTTTCTGCCTTTTCTCTATCCTGGATGACAAGTGTATACAAATATCGGCTACATCTGACCTTGAATTTTACATTCTCCTTGTTCTTCTTGATTTTAACAGCTGAAAAATgtaaacctgacagtataaaagaGTTGCAATGTGCATCTACATGTATTCTGATACTTATTTAGAAATTGCAagaataaaattttattacagTAGATTACAGGAAGATATATGGCTGAGCTTTGGCCATGTTCAAAATTAAGATTGGCTCATTTCCATCTTCTACAACTTTTGGCAAAAGCAAACAaaagtgcacatgctgaaattacttagcattgatattatgttgaaagtcctaaatataaagctttactacaactatcacataaactcaacatgaTCCAtacaaaatgaggtcaaggtcagatgaaccatgccagaaatacatgtacaccttataatcattcaatacactaaatatagttgacctattacttatagttgctaagaaacaaacttaacaatgaataaaatgcttcgctgagcacagcctgatatgaccacagaggttgaacccggaacagtttgggcaaatttggacacaatattcaagcttgatacggtctgaatttggattgtgatcaagtttttgacatagtataggtttttgacacaaaacaaatgtcaagatcttacaaatctgttgcgtaatactgtgcaattaaagattttttcttgaaacttttcaaaaatttgaactccttaaaaaaaattggaacccCCCAAAGTTTTTGTTTCCCCCctttaaggtaacacgataccgaatggcatatctcctaatttccaaaatttttggcatacgtgtactctgaatcgagttacatcggaatatgtaataaaaaatgggggtcaccatttttgtttttttgtaattttcataggaaaacgtcaattttggcgacaaatttacttaggtatataggggaaatgcctttttttcggcttacttttttaaattttcgaatggatggctattttcttatatacggagaaaaacaaaaaactaacataatatccaggattgcatagtgaatccatacacgtatagaaacgcatatgtcaccatccttgtttttgaaataaatggcttcaaagttgatcgATAGGCCTGGAATTTGACCAAAAACATGTGACGTTATGGTGTACGGAATATAACGTTATCCTTCTcagagaaatggagaaaaaaaaaagtgtcgggatctgaatgagtatattttattttcatttcccctgtcgacggtcgtaaagttcctagtaatgcaatataaaattctactgaatcagatataattttatttcgtcctgcacatggaatttaactaaaatgaattaatattaatatcgtctgattttcacatcaaacgagcatatacttgaaacttgcgAGAACAGGTTCCGTGTGAATCTTAtgataatagttcatgcataaatcaccggaattttgtacacgttaaattcacgtaaatatttgaaataatattatttaaataatatctttgttctaaaatttgattaaaaccataaaaatacCTTCAGATTTGTTAAGTTtacgtgaaaattaaatgaaacatttcacgtgagattcatccgaattactgatttttaactccgtcatattagacaatggtggtatcatcactgcatcccgtgatgcagaaatatagtattttaaaaaaattgattcatttaacagtttttaaattgctcggtttgatggttgtttaacgttcagtggcaaatagttcatgcatgttcgggacgatacaatacaattttgaaagcagttgtttataaaagacacatttgatgaatcagtcaaaaaagattaaacattctgttatttgtgaaaattatgaggaaaaataatgatcctgataaaatacacattccaaaaaaataaaataacaaaactccaagaaaaattcaaaacgaaaaaatcccttatcaaatgacgaaatcaaaagctgaaaaacatcaaaagaatgataaacagctgtcatattattgacttggtacatacaatacatgtagtatagtgtACTCTGCGTGGTGTATGAAATATGTTACTTGTTTGCTCAGCAagtcggacaaaccttgcaaactgttaacccgaatatttcagtcgttatattccgcttactacTAAGTAAGTAGcagagatcgattacggggagggactgaattattcgggttagcaaactgtatgcaaaatttcacaaatttcaacattctgtcgtttgtgaaaaaatatttacataacaaatcttgagatcatatatgcattctatataagtaaaacaattgcgaaatttaaaagttccagcttgaaattcaacctgtattagatgtacattatttccaactcaaaactaaaaaaacactgaatacccatgcaagcgtaaattaacccgaatataaaatctaaatgatttcaaCGGATCTAGCTTTTTAACAGTCTCTTgccgtttgaataataaaaagtccgtcgtttgcatgtaaatttcgagaaaaaaattacAACGGAATCAGGGAACACGGAACCGGTCTGACTACAGCCAGTCCTAACTATCAACTTAGTGGATACTCGGGGCTGGCTTTATTCAGACTGTAACGGAacctgaattttgttattttatttctgccgaatcaagtgcccatgtatttctcagccttcgttaactttctaatgcttcattccgatgttgctgtccgTCCTGAGTAGACCTGGTTTATACGATTACAAAGCTGGCactgtatttttaaatatttccaaaactatATGGAATTTACTCTGTACAGACCAATGAATTTCGGAGACTATTTACACATGGAACACAGGAAAAGTTATTCGGCTAAATAACCACTTTTTTACattccatacaaacaaactattttctgtatgatTTTCAACGTCTGCTTGTGTTGTGCTTTTCCCCCTAATTATATCCGTATTCTCATCCAAATAAATTTCCATTTTGTCCGAGCCGTATTTTTGATGACCTTTTTAAAACGTATTAATAGTTGTAGAATTCCCCGTTTTTTTCACACATAATCCTAAGTTTCTATAAAttagatttctactttcaaaacaaaatttcatggggatacggcgtgaatcatgaataagtgcttattgcaaaaataaaccaaggtttacttttataaattgttatttggatggagagttgtctcattggcactcacacaacatcttcatatatctataccaagaataaaaaaataaagtgataaaactgtgtctgttatgcataagaaaatatatagataaagcgtgcagatgcttaaatatcaaagaaacagaatatttaaaaagtaaagtaataatttttaaagattaacaatgagcagaatgattgccggaaaacgataaaacaatctatgtcaaataaccgtattgcatcaaaactctcAGCACTCAGCATCTAGGGAAAGTTaccgttaaaaatgtcacacaaaacccgctgcattggcttatatgtgtgaacgttattcgataacgtcaggaacgataactcgtggcgtaacgtcattcggtatcgtgttaccttaagcAATTACCCCATACTCTATCCCAGCCTTTCCTTAGTAGTatgaaaccttgtagtataatttcagagagttCCATACACTTAACACAAGTTACAGAATTGTCTGGAAACtggaaaaatgcttgtttttggcccccaattcctgcATGAAATTGGCAATTATCCCCAAACTCTTTCCAGTCCTTCCTTTTGTGAtttggaaccttgtggtacaatgtcagagagatccatacacttacacacaagttattgtccagaaactagaaaaatgcttgtttttggcccctaaactGTTGGCATCATAACCCCAAAAGTGAATACAAACGTTTTACTTGTGGTATTagacattgtgg
This genomic window from Mytilus galloprovincialis chromosome 9, xbMytGall1.hap1.1, whole genome shotgun sequence contains:
- the LOC143044711 gene encoding large ribosomal subunit protein eL38 isoform X2; this translates as MPKQIMEIKDFLLTARRKDAKSVKIKKNKENVKFKVRCSRYLYTLVIQDREKAEKLRQSLPPGLAVKDLK
- the LOC143044711 gene encoding large ribosomal subunit protein eL38 isoform X1, whose translation is MSNAEIYLRSERGRSFKMPKQIMEIKDFLLTARRKDAKSVKIKKNKENVKFKVRCSRYLYTLVIQDREKAEKLRQSLPPGLAVKDLK